In Musa acuminata AAA Group cultivar baxijiao chromosome BXJ2-10, Cavendish_Baxijiao_AAA, whole genome shotgun sequence, a genomic segment contains:
- the LOC135625040 gene encoding uncharacterized protein LOC135625040 isoform X2 — translation MEREEERGGLLQSYSASNISFPAPLCSSLPCCSSTSPSLLLPKAIVTNSSLTLAAPLAALSAPKTSPTFFGSSSSAAGIRYLHTGHDLLARLHNPHGTPAAASPGGCNSDSSAGSPWKMTIPRVSGLSMTTRSSSGVSPSAGPVRTTPKTMGKRAVPRRSSPSLAPPSLRRIPSSRPSSRSAAAAAIDRDRRVDGVAEVCGSIQNISCSS, via the exons atggagagagaagaagaaaggggAGGCCTCCTTCAATCCTACTCAGCATCCAATATCTCCTTCCCTGCTCCTCTCTGTAGCTCACTTCCCTG CTGTTCGTCGACTTCTCCCTCCCTGCTACTCCCAAAAGCTATCGTAACGAACAGCTCGCTCACCCTCGCCGCCCCTCTCGCCGCTCTCTCCGCGCCCAAGACGTCGCCGACCTTCTtcggctcctcctcctccgccgccggcaTCCGATACCTGCACACCGGGCACGACCTCCTCGCCAGGCTCCACAATCCTCATGGCACGCCAGCCGCCGCCAGCCCGGGTGGGTGCAACTCGGACAGCAGCGCTGGCTCGCCCTGGAAGATGACCATCCCCCGGGTGAGCGGGTTGAGTATGACGACCCGCTCCAGCTCCGGCGTCTCCCCCTCCGCGGGGCCCGTCCGCACCACGCCGAAGACGATGGGGAAGAGGGCGGTCCCCCGCCGCTCGTCGCCGTCTTTGGCGCCACCGTCCCTCCGCAGGATCCCCTCGAGTCGCCCGAGCTCgcgctccgccgccgccgccgccatagaTCGAGATCGCCGAGTCGACGGA GTGGCGGAAGTCTGTGGAAGCATCCAGAACATTTCCTGTAGCAGTTAA
- the LOC135625040 gene encoding uncharacterized protein LOC135625040 isoform X1, protein MEREEERGGLLQSYSASNISFPAPLCSSLPCCSSTSPSLLLPKAIVTNSSLTLAAPLAALSAPKTSPTFFGSSSSAAGIRYLHTGHDLLARLHNPHGTPAAASPGGCNSDSSAGSPWKMTIPRVSGLSMTTRSSSGVSPSAGPVRTTPKTMGKRAVPRRSSPSLAPPSLRRIPSSRPSSRSAAAAAIDRDRRVDGVGDRNTLLLPKRYQNENITEF, encoded by the exons atggagagagaagaagaaaggggAGGCCTCCTTCAATCCTACTCAGCATCCAATATCTCCTTCCCTGCTCCTCTCTGTAGCTCACTTCCCTG CTGTTCGTCGACTTCTCCCTCCCTGCTACTCCCAAAAGCTATCGTAACGAACAGCTCGCTCACCCTCGCCGCCCCTCTCGCCGCTCTCTCCGCGCCCAAGACGTCGCCGACCTTCTtcggctcctcctcctccgccgccggcaTCCGATACCTGCACACCGGGCACGACCTCCTCGCCAGGCTCCACAATCCTCATGGCACGCCAGCCGCCGCCAGCCCGGGTGGGTGCAACTCGGACAGCAGCGCTGGCTCGCCCTGGAAGATGACCATCCCCCGGGTGAGCGGGTTGAGTATGACGACCCGCTCCAGCTCCGGCGTCTCCCCCTCCGCGGGGCCCGTCCGCACCACGCCGAAGACGATGGGGAAGAGGGCGGTCCCCCGCCGCTCGTCGCCGTCTTTGGCGCCACCGTCCCTCCGCAGGATCCCCTCGAGTCGCCCGAGCTCgcgctccgccgccgccgccgccatagaTCGAGATCGCCGAGTCGACGGAGTAGGAGATCGGAACACGCTACTGTTACCGAAACGATACCAAAACGAGAACATAACGGAGTTTTGA